From Daucus carota subsp. sativus chromosome 6, DH1 v3.0, whole genome shotgun sequence, the proteins below share one genomic window:
- the LOC108213203 gene encoding indole-3-acetic acid-induced protein ARG7 encodes MSACSKIRHIVRLRTMLKRWRQKAASRIPSDVPSGHVAVTVGASCRRFVVPAKYLNHAVFRDLLVRAEEEYGFSNTGPLAIPCDELVFEEIIKCLSWSDSKNPTRFAKIEENCHVDVRNNAEFWPESRPLLNGVTEKSIW; translated from the coding sequence ATGTCGGCGTGCAGCAAAATCAGACACATTGTGCGCCTCCGTACCATGTTAAAACGTTGGCGTCAAAAGGCGGCCTCCCGTATACCGTCCGATGTGCCATCAGGACACGTGGCGGTCACTGTGGGTGCCAGCTGTAGGAGATTCGTTGTGCCCGCGAAGTACCTGAACCACGCCGTGTTTAGGGACTTGTTGGTCCGGGCCGAAGAGGAGTATGGGTTTAGCAATACAGGCCCATTGGCTATTCCGTGTGATGAGTTGGTTTTTGAGGAGATTATCAAGTGCTTGTCCTGGTCGGATTCGAAGAACCCGACCCGGTTCGCGAAAATCGAGGAGAATTGCCACGTGGACGTAAGGAATAATGCCGAGTTTTGGCCCGAGTCGCGGCCTTTGCTTAATGGGGTTACTGAGAAATCAATTTGGTGA